One segment of Alistipes finegoldii DSM 17242 DNA contains the following:
- the gmk gene encoding guanylate kinase, with the protein MGKVVIFSAPSGSGKTTIVRELLKRFPQFEFSVSATSRAPRGCERHGCDYHFMTHEEFMQAVAENRFVEWEEVYKGTCYGTLRSEVERIWAKGNIIVFDVDVIGGINLKRIFGGDACSIFVMPPSVEELRRRLEGRGTDAPEVIDRRVAKAEFELTKAPEFDHIVVNDSLDEAIAETTRIIDEFITGRS; encoded by the coding sequence ATGGGCAAGGTCGTAATATTCTCCGCTCCGAGCGGTTCGGGAAAAACCACCATCGTACGCGAATTGCTGAAGCGTTTTCCGCAGTTCGAATTTTCGGTTTCGGCGACCAGCCGCGCACCCCGCGGATGCGAACGGCACGGCTGCGACTACCACTTCATGACGCACGAAGAGTTCATGCAGGCCGTGGCCGAAAACCGGTTCGTGGAGTGGGAAGAGGTTTACAAAGGCACCTGCTACGGCACGCTGCGCTCGGAAGTTGAGCGCATCTGGGCCAAAGGCAACATCATCGTTTTCGACGTGGACGTGATCGGCGGCATCAATCTCAAGCGTATCTTCGGCGGCGACGCATGCTCGATATTCGTCATGCCGCCTTCGGTCGAGGAGCTGCGCCGCAGGCTCGAAGGCCGCGGCACGGATGCCCCGGAGGTGATCGACCGCCGCGTGGCGAAGGCCGAATTCGAGCTGACGAAAGCCCCCGAATTCGATCACATCGTCGTGAACGACTCGCTCGACGAAGCCATCGCCGAGACCACCCGCATCATCGACGAATTCATAACCGGCCGGTCA